Genomic DNA from Deltaproteobacteria bacterium:
CCAGCACCAGGGCGCAATCCTCCACGGTCTTGGTGAAGGGGCCGAAGTGGTCCGACGAGAAGCCGCCGGTGCCGGCGATGCCGCCGTAGCGGCTTACCCGCCCGTAGGTGGCCTTGAGGCCCACGGTGCCGCACCAGGCGGCGGGGTTGCGGACGGAGCCGGCGTTGTCGGTGCCGATGGAGATCAGGCACAGGTCCGCGGCCACGGCGGCGGCCGAGCCCCCGCTGGAGCCGCCCGGCACCCGGCTCTGGTCCCACGGGTTGTGCGTGGTGCCGAAGTACGGGTTCATGGTGGTGCCGCCGCCAGCCCACTCGTGCATGTTGTTCTTGCCCAGGACGATGGCTCCGGCCTCCCGCAGCCGGGTCACCACGGTGGCGTCGAAGTCGGGCTTCCAGTCCGCCAGGATCTTGCTGCCGGCGGTGGTGGGGTAGCCCTTGACCGCGAGGTTGTCCTTGATGGACACGGGCATGCCGTGGAGCGGGCCGCGATGGTTCCCGCTTGCGATCTCGTCCTCGGCCCGGCGCGCGGCCGCCATGGCGTCCTCCTCCATGACGGTGCTGTAGGCGTTGAGGGTGGGATTGAGGCGCTTGATCCGCTCCAGGTAGCAGGCGGTGACGTCTACGGGCGAAACCTCGCGGGCGACGATGCGCGGAGCCAGGTTCGCGATGGTGAGGGTTGTGGGGTCCAACTCGGGCATGGGGCTTCCTTTCGCTAGCGGTGAAAATGGCGTCCTTCGACTTCGCTTCGCTACGCTCAGGACGAACGGAAGATGAGCACGACGAGCGATGATGTGTATGCCGTTCGTCCTGAGCGTAGCGAAGCGAAGTCGAAGGACGCCCGTCAGCCGACGTCGGCGCAAGCCGGGATGACCTCGCGTCCCCAGAGCTCCATGGTGTGGTCGAACACGCGGTTGGGGGGCGTCAGCAGCAAATGGGTGACGCCGGCTTCCCCTAGCTCGCGGACGCGGGCGATGCACTCTGCGGGCGTCCCTGCAATGGCGAAACGGTGTAGCAGGTAGTCGGTGATGAGCGCCGGGTCGGCGCGTTCCTCCAGCGGCTTGCTGATGTCAAAGCCGGCCATGAACCGCTTGACGCCGTCCAGCTCTTCCGGCGGCACGGTTTCGTAGGTGAACCGGAAGTTGTGGTGCGCGCGGTTGGCCAGGCGGTAGCGCACGATGTCGCGCGCCCGGTCGCCGTCCTCGTCGACACTGATCATGCCGGCCATGGCGACGTCGATGTCCGACAGCTCGCGGCCGTCCTCCTTGGCGCCGGCGGCGATGTGGGCCTGGGCCCACTCCAGCACGTCGAGGTCGAACCCGGTGCCGAGCATGATGCCGTCGCTGTAGCGTCCCGCCACCCGCAGGCTCCGGGGGCCCTCCGCGGCCACGTAGAGCGGCACCGGGAGCTTGCCGACGGTGAGCGCGGTCGTGCCGGCGCCTTCCTTGCCCCGGGGCACCTCGATGCGGCGCCCCTGGATCAGCTCGCGGATGGTGGCGAGCCCGGCCGCGAACTCCTTGAGCGGGGTGGCCTTGCGCCCCAGCCTGTAGGTGGAGCCGTCCCCTGTCCCCAGCCCCAGGATCGCCCGGCCGTCCGAGATCTCGTTGCACGTGGCAGCGGACAGGGCCAGGGTCGTGGGGTCGCGGTAGGCCATGGTGGTGGCAGCGATGCCGAAACGGAGCCTTTCCGTCCGCAGCGCGCACACGGTCATGGCCTGGAACCCGTCCAGGTTGTTCAGGTGGCCGTCGGCGAAGAAGAGGGCGTGGAAGCCCAGGGCTTCCGCGGCCACGGCGCGGCGGGTGATCTCTTCCGCGTTCCGGGCCGGGGCGTGGATCGAGAAGAGCACGGTTGTCCTTTCGCTCGGCGGTTGATCAGGGCCGTGGCGGGCGGCGGAGGGTTCCGCCGCCTCCCACGGGAGACCCGCACGTCAATGGCGAGACCGATCGGTTTACGCCATCCCGAACAGCCGCATGGCGTTGCCGCCCAGGATCTTTTCCTTGTCCTCGTCGGAGATGCCTTCCAGCTCCTGCACCATCCGCACCGTGCCTTCCTTCCAGGTGCCCGACGGATCGTTGTGCGGGTAGTCGCTGCCCACCGTCAGGTTGTGGTCCTTCCAGAAGTCGCAGGCGTAGCGGACGGAGGTCTCGGCGGCGAAGGCCGAAACCCAGATCTGGCTGAAGAACTCGCTCGGGGCCTTGCCGAGCTTCTTGCGGGCGTCGGGGTCCATGTCCAGGCGGTTCATGAGCCACGGCACGAAGGCGGCCGAGCCCTCCACGAAGCAGATGCGCAGGTCGGGGAACTCCTTCAGGGCGCCGCGCAGGATCAGGCTGCCCATGTCGACGATGTAGCGGAAGGGAAACGCCAGCAGGAAGGGCAGGGCGTTGTTGTCGGCCTCCAGAAAGAGCTGCTCGATGCCCACCAACGCCGGGTTGGGATGGCCCTGGCGGTCCGACGCCGTGTCGTGCACCAGGATCGGCACGTCGAGCTGGCACACCTTGTCGTAGAACGGCCACAGCCGCTCGGCGCCCAGGTTGGCGTCCTCGAAGCCGCCCATGAACTTCACCGCCTTGAGGCCGAGCTGGTTCACCATCCGGTCCAGCTCCCTGCAGGACTCCTCCACGTCCGGCAGGAACACCCATCCGACGCCGATGTAGCGCTCGGGGTGGGCGCATTCCGCGAGGTCCCGGGCCACCGCGTCGTTGTAGCGCCGGGCCAGCTCGCACCCCAGGTCCCGGTCCCAGGTGTACAGCAGCTCGCGGTTCTCCGGGATGAGCACGTGCTTGTCGAAGCCCTCGAAGTCGGCCTGCGCCACGCGGGTGTCAAGGTGCCAGCGCCCCTTGGGTGACTGGTCCTTGATGAGGGTGCCGTCCGGCAGCACGGACTTCACCTCGTCGCCGTTCCGCACTACGCGGGGCGATTCCGGATACTGGTCGCTGATGCCTTCCAGGAACTTCACCGGGAAGTAATGGGTGTCGCAGTCGATGTACATCGGCCGTCCTCCGTTACGCATACGTAAAGATCGCCCGCCCCAGGATCTTGCCTTCCTCCAGGTCCGCTACCGCCTCGTTGACCTGATCCAGGCTGTAGCGGCGCGTCACCAGGTCGTCGAGCTTGAGCTTGCCTTCCCGGTACCAGCGGACGAACGTGGGGAAGTCGCGGTCCGGGAGGCAGTCGCCGGCGTGGGTGCGGGTGAAGTAGCGCCCTCCGGCGAAGAGATTGGTGTTGATGAGCGGCGTCGCGCCGGGGGGCGGCAGGCCGATCAAAAGGGCGGTGCCGCCGCGCTCGAGCCCCGGAGCCCCGGTGCGCACCGAGCGCAGGATCTGGTCCTGGGTGGTGGGATGCCCCACCGCGTCTAGCGCGTAGTCCGCGCCGCCACCGGTCAAGTCGGTGATGGCCTCCACTGGGTCCACCTTGCCGGCGTTGATGCAGTGGGTGGCGCCGAAGCCCTTGGCGAATTCGAGCTTCTCGTCGTCCAGGTCCACGGCGATGAGCGGGTAGGCGTCCACCACCGCGGCGGCCGAGATGGCGCACATGCCGATGCCGCCTACCCCGTAGACCGCCACCGACTGCCCCGGGCCCACCCGCAGCGTGTTGATGATGGCGCCGGAGCCGGTGGTGACGGCGCATCCGATGACGGATGTCACCTCCGTGTCCACGTCGTCGTCCATGGGTAGCACCACCCGCTCGGACGCCACCAGGTGCTCCGCCCAGGTGGACGCCGACGCCCAGATGGACTGTTCGCGCCAGACCGCCGGGATGGGCGGCCGCATGTTGAGGGCGTGGGAGACGGGCGGCAGCGGCGACTCGGGGGCGTTGCGGTCGACCCAGGTGGTGAAGACCCGGTCGCCCTCCTTCACGTGGGTCACGTCGCGGCCTTTGGCCACCACCACGCCGGTGGACTCGTGCCCCAGGAGCGCCGGCAGCTTGGAACGCTGTTCCTCCGGGGAGCGTTGGATCTGGTGGAGCTGCGAGTGGCAGATGCCGCTGGCGTAGAGCTTCACCAGCACCTGGTCGGGAGCCGGGTCCGGAAACGTGACCTCGTCCACCACCAGGGGTTTGCGCGATTCCACCAGGATCGCGGCACGGGACTTCGTTGGCATGGCGCTTTCCTTTCCGTCAGACGGCCGGGGCCGTGCCGGCCCCCAAGGCCGTGTGGCCGCCCGTGGGCGGCTTCGCAAATTTCGTGACTAGTTGCCGGCGGGTGGTTTGTCAAGGGATCGCCCGGCGGCGGTTTCCGCTGGTTCCCGTTTCAAAAAGGTGGTATCCACGACTACGGAATTCAGTGTTCCGTCCCCGCGCCCGCGCATCCTCACAACGCGGTTTGCGAGACGGGACGCCAGGAAATCGGGAGGTGCGATCATGTCCATTATCGATGCCGACGCCCACGTCGTCGAGTCCGAGCATACTTGGGACTACATGGAACCGGCCGACCAAAAGTATCGTCCGCTCGTCGTCAAGCCGACCGGCGAGGGGGGCGGCGAGTACTGGTTCATCGACGGCAAGATCCGGGGACTGGTGCGTATCGTCATGACCGCCCAGGAACTGGGCGAGGTGGCCGAACGCACCGGCCGGGTGATGTTCACGCCTCAGGAAACGCGCGAGATGGAGAACGTCGAGGCTCGCCTCAAGCACATGGACGAGCTGGGCATCGACGTGCAGGTACTCTATCCCACCATCTTCATCGAGCAGGTCACCGACAAGGCCTCGGTGGAGATCCCGCTCTGCAAGAGCTACAATCGCTGGCTGACCGACCTTCACAACCGAGGGAAAGGACGCCTGCGCTGGATCTGCGTGCTGCCGTTGCTGGATATGAGCGCGGCCCTTGAGGAGTTGGAGTACTGCAAGCAGAACGGCGCCTGCGGGGTCTTCATGCGCCCCATCGAGGGCCATCGCCTGCTCACCGATCCCTACTTCTACCCCCTCTACGAGAAGGTGAGCGAGCTCGACATGGCCGTGGGCGTGCACGTCGGCAACGGCAACCCCCAGGAGCTGGACCTCGTGTCCCAGTACAACGGCGGCGGCAGCTTCTGGAAGTTCCGCATCCCGGTCATCGGCATGTTCCACTCGGTGATCATGGGCGAGATCCCGAAGATGTTCCCCAAGCTCCGCTTCCACTGGGCCGAGGCCGCGGCGCTCTGGGTCCCGTACGTGGTCAAGGACCTGCAGCGCCGCTGGGGCGCGCAGAACAAGGACCTGCCGGACAACATCCTGAAGGAGTACCGGCAGTACGTGTCGTGCCAGACCGACGACGACGTGGACTACGTCCTGCGGTACTCGGGAGAAGACAACATCGTCATCGGCACCGACTACGGCCACAACGACCAGTCCACCGAGATCGAGGCGCTGCGGAACCTGAAGGAGCTGGGCAGCATTACGGAGCCGCAGTACGACAAGATTGTTACGGACAACCCGAGGACGCTGTTTGCGTTGAATTAGGTAGCGCCAGGTTCCCCCTCGTTGGGCGGGAGCCAGCCTTTCAGGCAAGGACAGGGCGGGTTTCGACCCGCCCTGTGTCGTTGTGAGTCAACGAAGCGCTAGTCCGCCTTGGTGCGCACGCGCCAGCGCTGATACTTGCCCCGGGCCTCGTCGCAGGTCTCCAGGGTCAACCCGCGGATGAGGTGCACCGGCCGGCCGCCGCCTCCCTCCCGAGAGTCACCACCCGCCACCGTCACGCAGAACTCCGGTGCGCTCTTGGCGACGATCTCGCCGGTGGCCGCGAGCGAGAAGCCCTGCGGCGCCGACCCGTCGCACTTCGCCAAGCCGAGCCGGGCGCCCGCCCGGGACCCGCCCGCGGTCATGCACACGTCGAAGCCCGGCATGTGGAACCGCCCCGCCTTGATGGCGTCGCTGTCGAACCCCTGGTCGACGCCGATCTGTCCCTGATAGCTGTAGCAACTGTGCGCCTGGAGGCCCCTGTCGACCCTGGCGCGCTGCTTGTGGCCGCGGATGTCGAGGCAAAAGCCGCGCGGTTCGTCGAGGCGGTCGACAAGCAGGACCTCCACCGTTTCGCCCGCTTGAGCGGGGAAGGCAAGCGGGGCGCCGATGAGCACGGCTAGAATCATGAGACCAAGGTATTTCATGGAAGCTCCGTTCTTTGGCTGGACGGACATAGCGGTTTCAAATTAGACGCGCGGCGGTTTCAACGATCCAGTTTCAACAGGCGGGCGGCGGTACCGCCCAGGATATCCTCCTTGACCTGCTCTGGCAGTTCCAGGTTCCGGACGGCCTCGATGTATTCGCGGATGGCCTGGTTGCCCTTGCCGCCTTGCGTGCTCACGCCGGTGAAGTTCTGCGGATAGTCCGTGGCGAACACGAGCCGTTCCGGCCGGATGCCCAGCAGCCCGCAACGAAAGGCCGTGATTCCACCCTCGAAACCCGAGAGGTCGAAGTAGAGCCGGTCGAAATACTCGTCGAACGAGTGCTTCAGGGTGCCGAACCGGTGCGCCATGGCCACCAGCCGGTCCTTGAGCGCCGAAATGCCGCCGCCGAAGTGCCCGATGACGAAGTCGAGTTGCGGGTGCCGGTCCAGCACCCCTCCGGCGATCAGGCGAATGGTGGCGATGGTGAGGTCGATCTCCCGGCCGATGATACGCGGCAGATCGTAGCCCTGAATGGAATCGTACCCCTTGGGCACGAGCGCCGGATGCACGAAGATCGGAACGCCGAGCCGCGCCACTCGCTCGTAGAACCGGTCCAGCTCCGGCGCGTCAAGCGAGAGGCCGCCCACCTGCGAGGTGACCGTCACCCCGTGGAGCCCCCGCTCCAGGACCGCCCGGTCCAACTCGTCCAGCGCCTTGTCCCCTTCAAGGACAGGCGCATGCGCGAGCCCGACGAACCGCCCCTTGTGCTCCCGCTCCAGCTCCGCGTAGCAATCATTGATGACCCTGCAATCCTCGAGACTCCCGTCCCACCCCAGGTGGCAGGACACCACCGACACGTCCACCCCCGCCTCGTCCATGTCCCGAAGCTGCGCCTCGGCGTCGTACAGCTTCGAATGCAGCGTCATCCGCGGGACGCCACCGTCGGTGGCCACGGTTACCGTGTCCGAGTAGAGGCCCTTCTGGCGCGCCAGTTCCGCGGGCACGTAGTGATGTTGGAAGTCTACGACCACGGTTCAGCTCATTGGGTGAAGGCCAAGGAGCATACGCAGGCTTTCCTCGACCTGTCCCATGATTGCGTCGGAAGCTCGCCCCGCCCGCTCGATGAGGTATTCTTTGTCCAAGGTCATGATCTGCGACACATTTATTACAGACGTCCGCGGCAAACCTGTCCCTCGCCGGGCAAGGGAGACATTACCGGGTGCCTCGGCCAATCTGAGGTTGGAGGTGATGGCCAACGCGACCACGGTCCGAATTCGGCTTCGGTTGAAGCCGTCGGATTGAACGATCAGAACAGGGCGGCGGTACCCTGGCTCTGATCTCCCCGGCACCGGCAAGTCCGCCCACCAGATCTCACCACGATTCACCACTCGTCTCCGGCAGGCAACGAAAGGAATTGGAGGGCCTCGAGTCGTTTATCGAGCGCGGAAATCGAAGGGTCTTGGCCGTACACGGCGTTGAGCCGTTCCGTCAACTGGTCGCCAGCGTGCCGCGCAACGAACTCATCGACAGCCTTCGTGTAGAGTTCGCTCCGGGAGATCCCCAACCTCTTCGCCGTACGCTCCCCGGCCTCGAAAACTTCGTCTCGAATGGAAATGGCTGTTTTCATGATTTGCAGTATAACCCAGGTTATACTTCTGCACAATCCCAGGGTGTCTTGCCATCCACCGAAGGACGGTTGATAATGCATGTTCAAGGGTGAAGTCCTTCTTTCCCTGAACGGTTGAGTCGTGACTTATCCTGCCTTGCGGATGGAACACCCTGCCTTGCCGATGGACCTCACCATGAACCGCCGCCGGCTCCCCATCGGGATCCAGGACTTTCGGACAATCCGGGAGCGGGACGGCTACTATTACGTGGACAAGACGCCCCTCATCCGGGAATTGGTGGAAGGGGGGCGGTACTACTTCCTGTCCCGCCCGCGCCGGTTCGGCAAGAGCCTCCTGATGGATACCTTGCAGGAACTGTTCGAGGGAAACGAGGCCCTGTTCAGGGGTCTGGACATCCACGGACACTGGGACTGGTCGGACCGTCACCCGGTGGTGGGGCTGAGCTTTGGCGGGAAGTACAACGAGCCGGACGACCTGGAGCGCAGCACGCTCAACCAGTTGGCGATCATCGAACACGGCGCCGGTCTCGAGCCGGTGCCGGACACCGGACCGGAGCGTCTGCGCAATCTCCTGTATCGCCTGCATCACGCCACCGGCCGGCCCGCCGTGGTGCTGGTGGACGAGTACGACAAGCCGATCCTGGACGCACTGGAAACCCCGGACTTGGCGAAGGCGAACCGCGACTATCTGCGGGGTTTCTACGGGATCATCAAGGACAGCGCCCGACACGTGCGGTTTGTCCTGGTCACCGGGGTGAGCATGTTCTCGAAGGTGAGTCTGTTTTCGGGCCTCAACAACCTGGAGGACATCAGCCTGGACCCGCGCTACGCCACGATCTGCGGGTACACGGATGGGGACCTGGACCGGGTGTTCGGCCCGGAGTTGCCGGGTCTGGATCGGGACGAGATCCGGCGCTGGTACAACGGCTATCACTGGCTCGGTGAGGAAAGGGTCTACAACCCCTTCGATCTGCTGCTGCTGTTCCGGCGGCGCCGGTTCAGCCCCTACTGGTTCGAGACCGGCTCGCCCACGTTCCTGTACCGGATGCTGGTGGAAAAGAAAGTCAATCCGATGACCCTGGAGAATCGGGTCACGGATGCAGGGCTTGTGTCAAAGTTCGACGTGGACGACATCGGCATCGATGCGCTGCTGTTCCAGACCGGCTACCTCACCATCGTGGGCGAAACGTGGGACGGCGTGGAGACGCTCTACACGCTGGACTATCCCAACTTCGAGGTGCGCCGCAGCCTGAACCAGGGACTTCTGGAATACATGACCCGGCGGGGACGGGAGGCCGTGGACCAGGGGAAGGAACTGGTTGGCCTTCTCTCGGCGAACGACTTCACGGGTTTCGGGGAGCGGCTGCAGGCGTATCTGTCGGGGATTCCGCATCAATGGTACGACCGCAGCGAGGTCGAACGATACGAGGCGCATTACGCCAGCATGCTGTACATGGGTTTCCGGGCAATCGGAATGGACCTTCGTGTAGAGGACGCATCGAGCCACGGCCGCTCGGACATGGTGGTGTTTCACCGCGGGCAGGTATTCGTGCTGGAGTTCAAGATGGCGGACGGGGAGGGGGAGGCGGCCGCGGTGATGGACCGGGCCATGTCCCAACTGAGGGAGCGCGGCTATGGGGAGAAGTACAGGGACCGGGGGGAGCCGATTCACCTGGTAGGGATGGTCTTCGGCCGGAAGGAGCGGAACCTGCTGGGGATCCGGCACGAGCGCGGCTGATGAACAACGCCAACGCCATCATCCCCAGCACCTGCTGGGAATGCAGCGCCCATTGCGGCTCACTTGTGACCGTCGAGGACGGGCGGGTCACCAAGGTGTCGCCTTACCCGGAACACCCGGCGTCCCTGGGGGCCTTCTGCGTGAAGGGAATCCGGGGTCTGCCGGAGCTGACCTACCATCCGGACCGGGTGCTCTACCCCATGAAGCGCACCGGTCCGCGGGGCGGGGGGCGGTGGCAGCGGGTGTCGTGGGACGAGGCGCTGGACGAGATGGCGGAGTCGATGCTGGCGGTGCGGGAGCGGTACGGTCCGGCGGCGCTGTGCGGCGCGGTGAGCAACGCGCACTTCAGCCGCGGGGTGATGCTGGCGCTGCTGTTGCGGGCGTTCGGGTCGCCCAACTGGATGATGAACCAGGACCTGTGCGGCGGGTGCCGGGCGCTGAGCGACCGCATCACGGGGCTGGCCATCAGCAAGGGCGAGGACATCGACAACACGCGCTGCGCGCTGATTGTGGGGCGCAATCCGTACGCGGCGGACCCGCCGCAGTGGCAGGCGCTCAAGCGCGCCAAGGCGAAGGGCGCACGCGTCGTGGTCATCGATCCCGGCGAGACGCCGGCGGCCACCATGGCGGACCTGTGGCTGCGGCCCCGGCCAGGCACGGACGCCGCCATCGGGCTGGCGATGATCCACTGGCTGGTGGAGCACGGGCGCTACGACCGCGACTTCGTGGAGCGCTGGTGCCACGGGTTCGACGCTCTGGCGGAGCGGGCGGCCCGGTACCCCGCCGAGCGCGCGGCCGAGTTGACCGGAGTGCCGCGGGCGGAAATCGAACGCGCCGCGGAGCTCTACGCCGACGGGCCGTCCTGCTTCGTGAGCGGCCACGGTATCGATGCCTTCAGTGCCGGCGTCCAGACCTTCCGCGCTTTCCATTGCCTGGTGGCCATCAGCGGCAACCTGGACCGCAAGGGCGGCAACCGCCGCGTGAAGAAACCGGCCGGGTTCACCAACTACATCGAGGTGTTGCACAAGCCCGAGTTCCGGCTGCCCCTGGAAATGGAGAACCGGACCATCGGTGCGGACCGGTTTCCGCTATGGGCCGGCCCCGAGGGCTGGCAGACGGCCTGCCACAACCCGTCGGTGATCGAAGCGGTGCTGAGCGGCAAGCCGTACCCGGTGCGCGCCATGTATGTCAGCGGCGTCAACATCGTGGTCACCTATCCCGACACCCCGAAGACCCTGGCGGCGCTCAAGTCCCTGGACTTCCTCGCGGTGGCCACCCACATGATGAACCCCACGGCCGAGTACGCGGACATCGTGCTGCCCAAGACCACGGGGCTCGAGGACGAGGAGGTGTCGCTGGAAGGGTCCGGTCCGTGCCTGAGCCTCATCCAGCCCGCGGTGGAGCCGCTGGGGGAGGCGCGTGGCGACTTCCGCATCGCCCATGACCTGGCCCGGCGCATCGAAGCCCGAGGTGTCACCGAAGCGCGGCGTTTCATTCCCTGGGAGACCAAGCGCGAGTTCAACGAGTTCCTGCTGGGGGACTGCGGCGTCACCGTGGAGCAGATGCGCGAGAAGGGGTACGCCAATTTTCCGTTCACCTACGGTGACTTCGAGAAGGCCGGGTTCAAGACCAAGACCGGCAAGGTGGAGCTCTACTCCGAACGCCTTGCGGAGCTGGGTCTCGACCCGCTGCCCGACTACACGCCCACGCGGTCGGAGCGTGAAACCCCCGCGGTGCGCGACGCATACCCGTTGACTCTGTTGACCGGAGTGCGCGAGCGCACCTACCACCACTCGCGCTTCCGCGACCAGGGCTGGGCGCGCAAGGTGTCGCCGGACCCGTGGCTCCAACTGCATCCCGAGACGGCTACGCGGTACCGGCTGGCCGAGGACGACTGGGTCTGGGTGGAGACCGCCGGCGGTCCGGGCCGCTGCCGCCTGAAGGTCCGTGTCACCGAGGCCACCCTGCCCGGGGTGGCGCGCACCGGCATGGGCTGGTGGTACCCGGAGGCGGAGGCCCCGCACCGGGGCGCGCTGGAAGTGAACATCAACGCCGCCATGCGCTATGATGGGCCGTGGGATCCGGTGACTGGGTCCGCGGACACGCGCGGGCTGCCGTGCCGTATTGCCAAGGTCGAGAGTTTGTGAGAACACCAGTTGAAGGAAACACTGGTAGATCGGAACAGCGCCCTTCGACTTCGCTATGCAAAGTCTGTCCCGATTTCGTGGCCGGGGCCCAGGGCGAAGGGTGTGTGATCGCACGCGGGGTTAGAACTTCGGAGGAAGACCCATGCTGAACATAGTCAGAGAACCGGCCGTGCTGAATCAGCCCGTGGTGGACCCTGCGGCCTGGACCGCGGAGGACCTGGACGCCGACCAGAGCTGGATCCACCCGCTGACCGAGAGCGAGATCGCGGATCTGGACGCGGCCGTCGCTCGGGTGGAGGAGCGCGGGCTGGACGTCCTGGACATCACCCGGGACGACTTCGTGCTTTCGACCCTGGGGGACCGGCTCGATGAGATCGCCGACGACGTGGTCAACGGCCGCGGCATCGGGCTCATACGGGGCGTGCCGGTGGAGCGCTACAGCCGCATGCAGGCCGCCATCGCCTTCTGGGGCATCGGCCTCTTCCTCGGCTATCCCGTGTCCCAGAACTCCAAGGGGCACCTGCTGGGCCACGTGGCCGACCTCGGCGGCACCCTCAAGAACCCGAAGCACCGCGGCTACCAGACCCACGACATGCTGCCCTTTCACTCCGACGCCTGCGACGTGGTCGTGCTGATGTGCCTGCACCCGGCCAAGTCCGGCGGCAGCAGCCGCTTCACGAGCACCCTCAACGTCTACAACGAGATGCTGAAACGCCGGCCCGAGTTGGTGGCGGAGCTGGCCGCCCCCATCTACCGCGACCGGCGCGAAGAGGTTCCCGAGGGCAAGGACCCGTGGTGGCAGCTCCCGATCTTCAACTTCTACGAAGACTACCTGACGGTGAGCGCGGGCGGCACCTACATACGCTCCGCCCAGCGGTTCGAGCAGTTGCCGCGCCACACCAAGGAACTCAAGGAGGCCCTGGACCTCTTCGCCAAGCTGAACAACGAGCTGTCGTACGACATGGAGTTCCTGCAAGGGGACGTGCAGATCCTGCACAACCACGTCACCTGCCATTCGCGCACGGAGTTCGAGGACTATCCCGAGCTGGAACGCCGGCGCAACCTGCTGCGCCTCTGGCTCGGCACCCCCGGCGGACGGCCGCTGCCGCCGGCGTACGACGACCGCTTCGCCCACCTCAAGCCCGGCGAACGCCCTGCGGGCGGCGTCGTGGTGCCGGGTACGGTGTACAGCGCGCCGTTGTATCCGGAGTAAGTCAGGGGCGACTCGGACCCCATGGGACGTTTGCGCCAAGTCGCGTCCAGCGCTATACTCCGCCTCATGAAAACACCGCCGCGCCGCACGCTACAATCCAAGAGAGCTTAGGCTCCGCGTGCGGTAGCGGCATCTCAACTCCCAATCAGGTTTTCACCAGTCAGAGTTTCTCGATCATGCAGTCGCGCAGTTATGCGGTTCTCATAGATGCCGGTTTTCTGAAACGAAAATTGGGATCGCGTGAGAAACCGCTGAATGCTGACGACGTCCGCGA
This window encodes:
- a CDS encoding molybdopterin-dependent oxidoreductase — protein: MNNANAIIPSTCWECSAHCGSLVTVEDGRVTKVSPYPEHPASLGAFCVKGIRGLPELTYHPDRVLYPMKRTGPRGGGRWQRVSWDEALDEMAESMLAVRERYGPAALCGAVSNAHFSRGVMLALLLRAFGSPNWMMNQDLCGGCRALSDRITGLAISKGEDIDNTRCALIVGRNPYAADPPQWQALKRAKAKGARVVVIDPGETPAATMADLWLRPRPGTDAAIGLAMIHWLVEHGRYDRDFVERWCHGFDALAERAARYPAERAAELTGVPRAEIERAAELYADGPSCFVSGHGIDAFSAGVQTFRAFHCLVAISGNLDRKGGNRRVKKPAGFTNYIEVLHKPEFRLPLEMENRTIGADRFPLWAGPEGWQTACHNPSVIEAVLSGKPYPVRAMYVSGVNIVVTYPDTPKTLAALKSLDFLAVATHMMNPTAEYADIVLPKTTGLEDEEVSLEGSGPCLSLIQPAVEPLGEARGDFRIAHDLARRIEARGVTEARRFIPWETKREFNEFLLGDCGVTVEQMREKGYANFPFTYGDFEKAGFKTKTGKVELYSERLAELGLDPLPDYTPTRSERETPAVRDAYPLTLLTGVRERTYHHSRFRDQGWARKVSPDPWLQLHPETATRYRLAEDDWVWVETAGGPGRCRLKVRVTEATLPGVARTGMGWWYPEAEAPHRGALEVNINAAMRYDGPWDPVTGSADTRGLPCRIAKVESL
- a CDS encoding TauD/TfdA family dioxygenase; translated protein: MLNIVREPAVLNQPVVDPAAWTAEDLDADQSWIHPLTESEIADLDAAVARVEERGLDVLDITRDDFVLSTLGDRLDEIADDVVNGRGIGLIRGVPVERYSRMQAAIAFWGIGLFLGYPVSQNSKGHLLGHVADLGGTLKNPKHRGYQTHDMLPFHSDACDVVVLMCLHPAKSGGSSRFTSTLNVYNEMLKRRPELVAELAAPIYRDRREEVPEGKDPWWQLPIFNFYEDYLTVSAGGTYIRSAQRFEQLPRHTKELKEALDLFAKLNNELSYDMEFLQGDVQILHNHVTCHSRTEFEDYPELERRRNLLRLWLGTPGGRPLPPAYDDRFAHLKPGERPAGGVVVPGTVYSAPLYPE